In one Synergistaceae bacterium genomic region, the following are encoded:
- a CDS encoding UMP kinase, producing MPRFRRILLKLSGEVLAGDKHSGFDFGVVQDFAENLAKIRDAGFELSLVIGGGNMLRGRDALDYGLDRVIIDSMGMLGTVMNALAVKAALANLNIPVKILSAVGMPPIADLYNRERARDFLASGNVVIFAAGTGHPFFSTDTAAALRASELGLDCVIKGTKVNGIYDKDPEKFSDAKFIPELTYNEAISRDIKVMDTAAFAIFRENKIPVWVINIQDSGWADNIINGINTGTILKED from the coding sequence ATGCCCAGATTCAGACGTATATTATTAAAGCTCTCTGGTGAAGTGCTTGCAGGGGATAAGCACTCAGGATTTGATTTCGGAGTCGTTCAGGATTTCGCGGAAAATTTAGCAAAGATTCGTGATGCAGGCTTTGAGCTTTCACTTGTAATCGGCGGAGGTAATATGTTACGCGGACGTGATGCGCTTGATTACGGACTTGACCGCGTAATAATTGATTCAATGGGTATGCTTGGAACTGTCATGAATGCACTAGCAGTAAAAGCAGCTCTTGCAAATTTGAATATTCCCGTGAAAATTTTATCTGCTGTAGGAATGCCCCCTATTGCTGATTTATATAATCGTGAACGCGCTAGAGATTTTCTTGCGTCGGGGAATGTCGTAATTTTTGCGGCGGGGACCGGACATCCGTTTTTCTCGACTGATACGGCGGCGGCTCTGCGTGCTTCTGAACTCGGACTCGACTGCGTTATAAAGGGTACTAAGGTCAATGGAATCTATGACAAGGATCCGGAAAAGTTTTCTGACGCAAAATTTATTCCCGAACTTACTTATAATGAAGCAATCTCACGCGATATTAAAGTAATGGACACGGCAGCATTCGCAATTTTCCGCGAGAATAAAATTCCTGTCTGGGTCATAAATATTCAGGACTCAGGCTGGGCAGATAATAT